In Limnohabitans sp. TEGF004, the genomic window CCAGATTGGTACTCGATCACACGGGTTTCAAAGAAGTTGCGTTCTTTCTTGAGGTCGATCATCTCGCTCATCCAAGGGAACGGGTTTTCTTCGTTGGGGAACAAGGCTTCCAAACCGATTTGCGTGGCGCGGCGGTTGGCGATGTAGCGCAAGTAGCCTTTGAACATCGAGGCATTCAAGCCCAACACGCCACGTGGCATGGTGTCTTCGGCATAGCGGTATTCGAGCTCGACGGCCTTCATGAACAAGGCTTTGATTTCTTCCTTGAACTCTGCTGTCCACAGTTGTGGATTTTCAAGTTTGATTTGGTTGATCAAATCAATGCCAAAGTTGCAGTGCATGGACTCGTCACGCAAGATGTATTGGTACTGCTCGGCAGCACCCGTCATTTTGTTTTGACGGCCCAAGGCCAAGATTTGTGTGAAGCCTACGTAGAAGAACAGGCCTTCCATCAAGCAAGCGAACACGATCAACGACTTCAAAAGTGTTTGGTCGGTCTGCAGTGTGCCGGTGTGGAAGTTGGGGTCCATGATCGCGTCGATGAACGGGATCAGGAACTCGTCTTTGTCGCGAATGGATTTGACTTCGTGGTACGCGTTGAAGATCTCACCTTCATCCAAGCCCAAAGATTCGACGATGTATTGGTAAGCGTGTGTGTGAATCGCTTCTTCAAACGCTTGACGCAACAAGAACTGGCGGCATTCAGGTGCGGTGATGTGGCGGTAAGTGCCCAACACGATGTTGTTGGCAGCAAGCGAGTCGGCTGTCACAAAGAAGCCTAGGTTACGCATGATCAAACGACGCTCGTCGTCGGTCAGACCGTTGGGGTCTTTCCACAACGCGATGTCGCGTGTCATGTTCACTTCTTGCGGCATCCAGTGGTTGGCGCAAGTGGCGAGGTATTTTTCCCATGCCCATTTGTATTTGAACGGCACCAACTGGTTGACGTCGGTTTGGCCATTGATGATGCGCTTGTCAGCGGCTGTCACACGGCGCGCACTGGCTGCAGAAGATGTAGGCGTTGGGGTTGCTGCTGGTGTAGGTGCTGCCGCAGACAACGGCACTGTTGCGCCGTCATTCAAAGTGCGTGTAGCCGCAACAGGCTGCATGGCAGGTGTCGCAGAAACAGGTGGGAGTTCCATCGAGCGGTGAGGTAATCCGCTTGCAAGAGGTGATGGCGATGAGGGCTTGACTTCTTCGTCCCAGGTCAACATATGTATTTATCCAATGCATGAATTATGAATGCAACGAAGACAAACGCAAAGCATTCGTGAACTTCGTTGCAAGTTTTTGTTGTATCACTGACACGATTCGCAGGTGGGATCATCCACACCGCAGAATTTAATGTCAGTGGCGGGGATGGCATTCATCTGTGCTTGCGCCGCAGCGGCTGCTGCTTCGAGTGCGTTCATACCACCTGCTGCTGGACCCGAAGACACAGCATTGTGTGAGCCAGCTTGCACAGTTGATTTCTCAACTTGTTGTGCGCTGGAGGTGCGGAGGTAGTACGTGGTCTTCAAGCCGCGCAACCAAGCGAGCTTGTAGGTCTCGTCGAGCTTTTTGCCTGACGCGCCAGCCATGTAGATGTTGAGAGACTGCGCTTGGTCAATCCACTTTTGACGACGTGATGCGGCTTCCACCAACCAAGTGGGTTCGACTTCAAACGCCGTGGCGTACAAGGCTTTGACTTCCTGTGGCACGCGGTCGATGGGGCGCAGAGAGCCGTCGAAGTGTTTCAGGTCCATGACCATCACGTCGTCCCACAAACCAAGGCGCTTCAAGTCGTGCACCAAGTAGTGGTTGATGATGGTGAACTCGCCCGACAAGTTGGACTTGACGGACAAGTTGCCAAAGCAAGGTTCGATCGAGGCGTCCACACCAATGATGTTGGAGATGGTCGCGGTTGGTGCGATGGCCACGCAGTTGGAGTTGCGCATGCCGTCTTTGGCGATCTTGGCGCGCAAGGCGTCCCAGTCCATGGTCTTGCTGCGGTCGACTTCGAGGTAGCCCCCGCGTGCTTGGGCGAGCATGTCGAGTGAGTCAATTGGCAAGATGCCTTTGTCCCACAACGAACCTTTGTAGCTGGCGTATTGGCCGCGTTCTTTGGCCAACTCAGACGATGCCCAGTAAGCGTAGTAGCAAACGGCTTCCATCGAGCGGTCAGCAAATTCAACCGCGGCTTGTGACGCATAAGGTACGCGCATTTCGTACAAGCTGTCTTGGAAGGCCATGATGCCCATGCCCACAGGACGGTGGCGCAGGTTGGAGTCACGCGCCTTTTTGACAGCGTAGTAGTTGATGTCGATCACGTTGTCGAGCATGCGCATGGCCACTTTGATGGTGCGCTTGAGCTTGTCATGGTCGAGTTCTTTGCCGTTAGGACCGTCTTTCAAGTGTTGAGACAGGTTGACGGAGCCCAAGTTACACACCGCAGTTTCGGTGTCGCTGGTGTTGAGTGTGATCTCTGTACACAGGTTGGACGAGTGCACCACGCCCACGTGTTGTTGGGGTGAGCGCACGTTGCATGGGTCTTTGAACGTGATCCATGGGTGGCCTGTTTCAAACAACATGGTCAGCATCTTGCGCCACATGTCGCTGGCTTGCATGGTTTTGCTTGGCTTGATTTCGCCGCGCTTGGCTTTGGCTTCGTAGGCCACGTAGGCTTTTTCGAATTCGGCGCCGAACAAATCGTGCAAGTCAGGCACATCAGACGGAGAGAACAAAGTCCACTCGCCTTTTTCCATCACGCGACGCATGAACAAGTCTGGAATCCAGTTGGCCGTGTTCATATCGTGCGTGCGACGGCGGTCGTCACCGGTGTTCTTGCGCAACTCGAGGAATTCTTCGATGTCCAAGTGCCATGTTTCGAGGTAGGTACACACAGCGCCCTTGCGCTTGCCGCCTTGGTTCACCGCCACGGCGGTGTCGTTGACCACTTTCAGGAATGGCACCACGCCTTGTGATTCGCCATTGGTGCCCTTGATGTGGCTGCCCAGAGCGCGCACGCGTGTCCAGTCGTTGCCCAAGCCGCCGGCAAATTTAGACAGCAAAGCGTTTTCTTTGATCAACTCATAGATGCCGTCCAAGTGGTCAGGCACGGTCGACAAGTAGCAGCTCGAGAGCTGTGAACGCAAAGTACCGCTGTTGAACAGCGTAGGTGTGCTGGACATGAAGTCGAACGACG contains:
- a CDS encoding ribonucleotide-diphosphate reductase subunit beta, with translation MLTWDEEVKPSSPSPLASGLPHRSMELPPVSATPAMQPVAATRTLNDGATVPLSAAAPTPAATPTPTSSAASARRVTAADKRIINGQTDVNQLVPFKYKWAWEKYLATCANHWMPQEVNMTRDIALWKDPNGLTDDERRLIMRNLGFFVTADSLAANNIVLGTYRHITAPECRQFLLRQAFEEAIHTHAYQYIVESLGLDEGEIFNAYHEVKSIRDKDEFLIPFIDAIMDPNFHTGTLQTDQTLLKSLIVFACLMEGLFFYVGFTQILALGRQNKMTGAAEQYQYILRDESMHCNFGIDLINQIKLENPQLWTAEFKEEIKALFMKAVELEYRYAEDTMPRGVLGLNASMFKGYLRYIANRRATQIGLEALFPNEENPFPWMSEMIDLKKERNFFETRVIEYQSGGALSWD
- a CDS encoding ribonucleoside-diphosphate reductase subunit alpha; translation: MQTAENAVHTTSMGHTSVAHDRAATDAPTMLSHYQIIRRNGAVVPFEPAKIAVAMMKAFLAVHGTQGAASASVREMVEALTQAVVRALMRSRPGGGTFHIEDVQDQVELGLMRGGHHEIARAYVLYRESRNQERAHIKEEQAPAAPTLHVIDNGQRVALDLNNLKRLINDSCAGLGADVKPDPILAETMRNLYDGVPMDEVYKAAILATRTLIEKDPDYTYATARLLMHTIAKEVLGKEVLHADMGQHYAEYFPQFIQKGVDNDLLDPAMLQFDLPRLGAALKASRDLQFDYLGLQTLYDRYFLHVRKNRIELPQAFFMRVAMGLSLNEVDREARAIEFYEVLSSFDFMSSTPTLFNSGTLRSQLSSCYLSTVPDHLDGIYELIKENALLSKFAGGLGNDWTRVRALGSHIKGTNGESQGVVPFLKVVNDTAVAVNQGGKRKGAVCTYLETWHLDIEEFLELRKNTGDDRRRTHDMNTANWIPDLFMRRVMEKGEWTLFSPSDVPDLHDLFGAEFEKAYVAYEAKAKRGEIKPSKTMQASDMWRKMLTMLFETGHPWITFKDPCNVRSPQQHVGVVHSSNLCTEITLNTSDTETAVCNLGSVNLSQHLKDGPNGKELDHDKLKRTIKVAMRMLDNVIDINYYAVKKARDSNLRHRPVGMGIMAFQDSLYEMRVPYASQAAVEFADRSMEAVCYYAYWASSELAKERGQYASYKGSLWDKGILPIDSLDMLAQARGGYLEVDRSKTMDWDALRAKIAKDGMRNSNCVAIAPTATISNIIGVDASIEPCFGNLSVKSNLSGEFTIINHYLVHDLKRLGLWDDVMVMDLKHFDGSLRPIDRVPQEVKALYATAFEVEPTWLVEAASRRQKWIDQAQSLNIYMAGASGKKLDETYKLAWLRGLKTTYYLRTSSAQQVEKSTVQAGSHNAVSSGPAAGGMNALEAAAAAAQAQMNAIPATDIKFCGVDDPTCESCQ